A genomic region of Oncorhynchus mykiss isolate Arlee chromosome 2, USDA_OmykA_1.1, whole genome shotgun sequence contains the following coding sequences:
- the LOC110493646 gene encoding interleukin-1 receptor-associated kinase 4, translated as MSNTITSATFIRNLNYGVRRKLSDLLDPQDSWKDVIVSIHKPTGEPRYSQQHLRRFEAVVLQGRSPTMELLNDWGTSNCTVGELVDILMSHRLMAAASIILPDAINNPRPAVPQPPDSPRDKEMVGNSDAATRPLGRTEAQTKEQPPPDSTSEPQEDPEPNGTAGFLRLSFHELKKITGHFDERPVSEGGSRLGEGGFGTVYKGLINGKPVAVKKLHSMEDISLEELSVQFIQEVQTLMVLKHENLVDMVGFSRDGHHPCLVYAYMSNGSLLDRLACLDGSPPLSWHRRCLIAVGTARGLDYLHSNHHVHRDVKSGNILLDELLVPKISDFGLTRASATRSSATVMTERIVGTTAYMANEALRGEITPKSDIYSFGVVLLEILSGLPPVDENRDPKFLMEMKDEIDEEEMALEDFVDKKMTDWDLPLVERTYFLASDCLSDKKNKRPLMEEVLTELEDVVKSISLEQLGPQSEA; from the exons ATGAGCAACACAATAACATCGGCTACATTTATTCGAAACCTCAACTATGGGGTTCGACGAAAACTGTCTGACTTATTGGACCCTCAAGACAGCTGGAAAGACGTTATTGTTTCAATACATAAACCCACAGGGGAGCCGAGGTACTCTCAGCAACATCTAAG GCGATTTGAAGCAGTGGTTTTACAGGGAAGAAGTCCTACCATGGAGCTACTGAATGACTGGGGGACATCTAACTGCACCGTGGGAGAGTTAGTGGACATTCTGATGAGCCACAGGTTAATGGCTGCAGCCAGTATTATTCTACCAG ATGCAATCAACAACCCCCGTCCAGCAGTCCCCCAGCCACCTGATTCTCCCAGAGACAAAGAGATGGTAGGCAACAGCGATGCTGCAACAAGACCCCTGGGGAGGACAGAGGCACAGACAAAGGAACAGCCACCACCAGACAGCACCTCGGAGCCACAGGAGGACCCGGAACCCAATGGCACTGCAG GTTTTCTCAGGCTTTCTTTCCACGAGCTGAAGAAGATAACTGGTCATTTTGACGAGAGGCCAGTGAGTGAAGGTGGGAGCAGACTTGGTGAGGGCGGCTTTGGAACGGTCTACAAAGGCCTCATCAATGGCAAACCTGTGGCAGTGAAGAAACTACACTCA ATGGAAGACATCTCACTTGAAGAGCTGAGCGTTCAGTTCATTCAAGAGGTCCAAACTCTTATGGT GTTGAAACACGAAAACCTAGTAGACATGGTTGGCTTTTCCCGTGATGGCCATCACCCCTGTTTGGTGTATGCTTACATGTCCAATGGTTCATTGCTAGATCGTCTGGCTTGCTTG GATGGTAGCCCTCCTCTTTCCTGGCACAGGAGATGTTTGATCGCTGTGGGAACGGCCAGAGGCTTAGATTATCTGCACAGCAACCACCATGTCCACAGAGATGTCAAGAG TGGTAATATTTTGCTGGATGAATTGCTTGTGCCGAAGATCTCCGATTTTGGGCTGACCCGAGCCTCAGCCACGCGATCGTCAGCGACAGTGATGACAGAGAGGATTGTGGGTACAACAGCATACATGGCAAATGAGGCACTCAGGGGCGAGATCACTCCTAAATCTGACATCTACAGTTTTGGAGTG GTGTTGCTAGAAATATTGTCTGGACTCCCGCCAGTCGATGAAAACCGTGATCCCAAGTTCCTG ATGGAGATGAAAGATGAGATTGATGAAGAGGAGATGGCCCTGGAGGACTTTGTGGACAAGAAGATGACAGACTGGGACCTGCCATTGGTGGAGAGGACCTACTTCTTAGCGAGCGACTGTCTCAGTGACAAGAAGAACAAACGGCCACTGATGGAAGAG gtcctgacagagcttgaagatgtTGTCAAAAGCATTTCACTGGAACAGCTGGGACCCCAGAGTGAAGCATAG